The Burkholderia mayonis genome window below encodes:
- the rodA gene encoding rod shape-determining protein RodA, translated as MQFDKRASLDKIKQMFAGFDRPLALIVFLLLCVGIVTLYSASIDMPGRVEDQLRNILLTFALMWVIANIPPQTLMRFAVPLYSFGVALLVAVALFGMTKKGAKRWLNVGVVIQPSEILKIATPLMLAWYYQRRESSLRWYDFVVAFGILMVPVGLIAKQPDLGTAVLVFAAGLFVIYLAGLSYKLIVPVLVAGVLAVGSIAVFENRICQPEVVWPLMHDYQKHRVCTLLDPTSDPLGKGFHTIQAVIAIGSGGPLGKGYLKGTQAHLEFIPEKHTDFIFAVFSEEFGLVGGIVLLTLYMALIARGLYIAAQGATLFGRLLAGSLTLAFFVYAFVNIGMVSGVLPVVGVPLPFMSYGGTALTTLGIAIGLIMSVGRQKRLMKS; from the coding sequence ATGCAATTCGACAAGCGCGCCTCGCTCGACAAGATCAAGCAGATGTTCGCGGGCTTCGACCGACCGCTCGCGCTCATCGTGTTCCTGCTGCTGTGCGTCGGCATCGTCACGCTCTACAGCGCGAGCATCGACATGCCCGGACGCGTCGAAGACCAGTTGCGCAACATCCTGCTGACGTTCGCGCTGATGTGGGTGATTGCGAACATTCCGCCGCAGACGCTGATGCGCTTCGCCGTGCCGCTCTATTCGTTCGGCGTCGCGCTCCTCGTCGCGGTCGCGCTGTTCGGAATGACGAAAAAGGGGGCGAAGCGCTGGCTGAACGTCGGCGTCGTGATCCAGCCGTCCGAGATCCTCAAGATCGCGACGCCGCTGATGCTCGCGTGGTACTACCAGCGACGCGAAAGCAGCCTGCGCTGGTACGACTTCGTCGTCGCGTTCGGCATCCTGATGGTGCCCGTCGGCCTGATCGCGAAACAGCCGGACCTCGGCACCGCCGTCCTCGTGTTCGCGGCAGGCCTCTTCGTGATCTATCTCGCGGGGCTGTCGTACAAGCTGATCGTGCCGGTGCTCGTCGCCGGCGTGCTCGCGGTCGGCTCGATCGCCGTGTTCGAGAACCGCATCTGCCAGCCCGAAGTCGTCTGGCCGCTGATGCACGACTACCAGAAGCACCGCGTCTGCACGCTCCTCGACCCGACGTCCGATCCGCTCGGCAAGGGCTTCCACACGATCCAGGCAGTGATCGCGATCGGCTCCGGCGGCCCGCTCGGCAAGGGTTATCTGAAGGGCACGCAGGCCCACCTCGAATTCATTCCGGAGAAGCACACAGACTTCATCTTCGCGGTGTTCTCCGAGGAATTCGGGCTCGTCGGCGGGATCGTGCTGCTCACGCTCTACATGGCGCTGATCGCGCGCGGGCTCTACATCGCCGCACAAGGCGCGACGCTGTTCGGGCGGCTGCTCGCGGGGTCGCTCACGCTCGCGTTCTTCGTCTACGCATTCGTCAACATCGGGATGGTGAGCGGCGTGCTTCCCGTCGTCGGCGTGCCGCTGCCGTTCATGAGCTACGGCGGCACCGCGCTCACGACGCTCGGTATCGCCATCGGGCTCATCATGAGCGTCGGACGGCAGAAACGGCTGATGAAGAGTTGA